The following proteins are encoded in a genomic region of Channa argus isolate prfri chromosome 3, Channa argus male v1.0, whole genome shotgun sequence:
- the kif16ba gene encoding kinesin-like protein KIF16B isoform X13 yields MASVRVAVRVRPMNRREKDLTAKCIIRMEGTKTSILNLKVPDGVVGDSTRERTKTFTYDFSYDSMDCKSSMFASQEKVFKDLGSDVLKAAFEGYNACVFAYGQTGSGKSYTMMGSPGDAGLIPRICEGLFSRISDATRWDEASFRTEVSYLEIYNERVRDLLRRKSTQTYNLRVREHPKDGPYVEDLSKHLVQNYSDVEELMEAGNINRTTASTGMNDVSSRSHAIFTINFTQAKFDAEMPSETVSKIHLVDLAGSERADATGATGVRLKEGGNINKSLVTLGNVISSLADMTQDGVNTNLKKKSVFVPYRDSVLTWLLKDSLGGNSKTIMIATISPADVNYGETLSTLRYANRAKNIINKPTINEDSNVRLIRELRAEIARLKALLVQGNQIALLDSPTALSMEEKLHQNEARVLELTKEWTNKWNETQNILKEETLALRKEGIGVVLDSELPHLIGIDDDLLSTGIILYHLKEGRTYVGREDASTEQDIILHGLDLESEHCMFENQNGTVTLVPLGGAQCSVNGVQVMEPSQLNQGAVILLGRTNMFRFNHPKEAAKLREKRKSGLLSTFSLSMTDLSKSCENLSTVMLYNPGIFTEKGPVFLRLEFERQQREELEKLEMKRRLIKEMEAKQQSEKAELERLQQEVESQRKESEEVQQRILHQEESLRRRSQDIESRLRDFLAEKERFEEERRSDIQGVDHQRQRLLHEHVAEEDEEQRQQQEATAQTEIYRELERLKREREEQQVRLEAERRRLEEQEREQLSLVERLEEQLREKHEAATTLLAREDGRRLEEERRALAEIREALLRAKEAGERTDVEDASGEATSAQARYMDFKATQVKELGQLEEGLQQQRERLEKEVAAEHNTLLHLARSLKERQQQLKETRERGAQDATAVGQEEQLVKQAEHRLQFKERQLARLADSLLPALAEEKQRAAKMLERSNGNCDSPPGLDNTLYQVEKELEEKEEKLNLHWHNAQQLQQLQETYEFTANVARQEEKVRRKEKEILESKEKQQREAMEQAVARLERRHSALRRSTSLEPDAEELRYKNSIQRNLRPGANLDQQRLEVEREIQKLRQRISEGEENNRTHFISNDEKMSSPVGHIQSRNTLLPLSDDRINAYIEEEVQRRLRKLNLLNGSNNMDQSVSCEPHGKIKIPILQRLASRHLGTSSDVLQEPVKINIPRYLLRGQGKDEHFEFEVKITVVDETWTVFRRYSRFREMHKSLKLKYPELAALEFPPKKLFGNRDERMVAERRNHLERYLRSLFRVMLSSSSSPLRADTDGGLHLSKHAICEFSSFFKKGVFENSSHGTS; encoded by the exons ATGGCATCGGTTCGGGTGGCTGTTCGTGTCAGGCCCATGAACAGAAG GGAGAAGGACTTGACTGCAAAATGCATCATCAGGATGGAAGGAACAAAAACCTCAATCCTCAACTTGAAG GTCCCTGATGGAGTCGTTGGCGATTCGACGAGGGAACGAACCAAAACCTTCACGTATGACTTCTCGTATGACTCCATGGACTGTAAGAGCTCCATGTTTGCCTCTCAGGAAAAG gtttttaaaGATTTGGGCTCTGATGTCCTGAAAGCAGCATTTGAAGGCTACAATGCCTGTGTCTTCGCCTATGGTCAGACTGGCTCAGGGAAGTCCTACACCATGATGGGCTCTCCG GGCGACGCAGGTCTGATCCCGAGGATCTGTGAAGGTCTGTTCAGCCGGATCTCTGACGCCACACGATGGGATGAAGCTTCATTTCGAACAGAAGTCAG CTACCTGGAGATCTACAATGAGAGGGTGAGGGACCTGCTGAGGAGGAAGTCCACTCAGACCTACAACCTGAGAGTCAGAGAGCACCCGAAGGACGGCCCTTACGTGGAAG ATCTGTCCAAACACCTGGTGCAGAATTACAGCGACGTAGAGGAGCTGATGGAGGCCGGAAATATCAACCGCACCACTGCCAGCACTGGCATGAATGACGTCAGCAGCCGCTCACACGCCATCTTCACCATCAACTTCACACAG GCCAAATTCGATGCAGAGATGCCCAGTGAAACTGTCAGTAAGATCCATCTGGTTGATCTGGCCGGCAGTGAGCGAGCCGATGCCACTGGCGCCACCGGTGTGCGGCTGAAAGAAGGAGGAAACATCAACAAGTCACTGGTTACCCTGGGCAACGTCATCTCTTCTCTAG CGGACATGACCCAGGACGGCGTGAACACCAACCTGAAGAAGAAGTCAGTGTTTGTTCCCTACAGAGACTCAGTGCTAACGTGGCTACTGAAGGACAGTCTGGGAGGCAACTCCAAGACCATCATGATTGCCa CCATTTCCCCTGCTGATGTAAACTACGGTGAGACCCTCAGCACTCTGCGATACGCCAACCGAGCCAAAAACATCATCAATAAGCCCACCATCAACGAGGACTCCAACGTCAGGCTGATCAGAGAACTGCGCGCTGAAATCGCTCGACTGAAGGCTCTGCTGGTTCAGGGCAACCAG ATCGCTCTCCTGGATTCACCCACTGCTCTGAGTATGGAGGAGAAGCTGCATCAGAACGAAGCCAGA GTCCTAGAATTGACCAAAGAATGGACCAACAAGTGGAATGAGACACAAAACATCCTCAAG gAGGAGACTCTGGCTCTGAGGAAAGAGGGGATCGGTGTGGTGTTAGACTCTGAGCTGCCCCACCTCATTGGCATTGATGACGACCTCCTCAGCACCGGCATTATCCTTTATCACCTGAAG GAAGGACGGACATATGTGGGGAGAGAGGACGCATCTACAGAGCAAGACATCA TCCTGCACGGTTTGGACCTGGAGAGTGAACACTGTATGTTTGAGAACCAGAATGGGACGGTGACTCTGGTGCCGCTTGGTGGGGCTCAGTGTTCAGTGAATGGAGTCCAGGTGATGGAACCGTCACAGCTCAACCAAG GTGCCGTTATTCTGCTCGGCAGGACCAACATGTTTCGCTTTAACCATCCAAAGGAGGCGGCCAAGCTGAGGGAGAAACGAAAG AGTGGGCTGCTCTCTACCTTCAGCCTGTCTATGACGGATCTGTCCAAGTCTTGTGAAAACCTCTCCACTGTGATGCTCTACAACCCTGG TATCTTCACTGAGAAAGGCCCCGTTTTCCTCAG GTTGGAGTTTGAGAGACAGCAGCGAGAAGAGCTGGAAAAACTGGAGATGAAAAG GAGGCTGATCAAAGAGATGGAGGCAAAGCAGCAGAGTGagaaggcagagctggagcGCCTGCAGCAGGAGGTGGAGAGTCAGCGCAAGGAGTCTGAAGAGGTGCAGCAACGAATCCTCCATCAGGAGGAGAGCCTCCGCCGCCGCAGCCAGGATATCGAGAGCCGCCTGCGGGACTTTCTGGCAGAAAAGGAGCGATTTGAGGAGGAGAGACGCTCAGACATCCAGGGGGTGGACCACCAACGGCAGAGACTGCTGCACGAGCATGTagcagaggaggatgaggagcaACGACAGCAGCAGGAGGCCACAGCACAGACTGAGATCTATCGTGAGCTTGAGAGGCTGAAGAGGGAACGTGAAGAGCAGCAGGTTCGTCTGGAGGCCGAGCGGCGGCGGCTGGAGGAGCAGGAGCGTGAACAGCTGAGTCTGGTGGAGAGGCTGGAGGAGCAACTGAGAGAAAAACATGAGGCAGCCACAACCCTGCTGGCCCGGGAGGATGGTCGGCGCCTGGAGGAGGAGCGCCGAGCACTGGCTGAGATCAGAGAAGCGCTGCTTCGTGCCAAAGAGGCTGGAGAGCGGACAGATGTGGAGGATGCCAGTGGGGAGGCGACGTCTGCCCAGGCTCGATACATGGACTTCAAGGCGACTCAGGTGAAGGAGCTGGGTCAGCTCGAGGAGGGGCTCCAGCAGCAGAGGGAGCGCCTAGAGAAGGAGGTGGCTGCTGAGCACAACACACTGCTGCATCTTGCACGCAGTCTCAAGGAACGGCAACAGCAGCTGAAGGAGACGCGGGAGAGAGGAGCTCAAGATGCTACTGCCGTCGGTCAGGAGGAGCAACTGGTTAAACAGGCTGAGCACCGACTGCAGTTTAAGGAGCGGCAGCTGGCTCGCCTTGCCGACAGCCTCCTCCCTGCACTGGCCGAGGAGAAGCAGAGAGCTGCCAAGATGCTAGAGCGTAGCAACGGGAACTGCGACAGCCCACCAGGACTGGACAACACACTGTACCAGGTGGAGAAAGagctggaagaaaaagaagagaaactaAACCTTCACTGGCACAACGcacagcagctccagcagctcCAGGAGACCTACGAGTTCACAGCCAATGTGGCCCGGCAGGAGGAGAAGGTGAGGCGGAAGGAGAAGGAGATCCTGGAGTCGAAGGAAAAGCAGCAGAGGGAGGCAATGGAGCAAGCTGTGGCCCGGCTGGAGCGGAGGCACTCAGCCCTGAGACGCAGCACCTCCCTGGAGCCTGACGCCGAGGAGCTGAGATACAAGAATTCCATCCAGAGAAACCTGAGGCCGGGGGCAAACCTGGACCAGCAGAGGTTAGA AGTGGAGCGCGAGATCCAGAAGTTGAGGCAGAGAATCAGCGAAGGGGAAGAAAACAACAGGACTCATTTCATCAGTAACGATGAGAAGATGAGTTCCCCAGTTGGCCACATCCAGAGTCGGAACACGCTGCTGCCACTTTCAGATGACAG GATAAACGCCTACATTGAGGAGGAGGTCCAGCGCAGGTTGCGCAAGTTGAATCTTCTGAATGGCAGCAACAACATGGATCAGTCTGTGTCCTGTGAACCACATGGG AAAATAAAGATTCCCATCCTGCAG CGATTGGCGTCTCGTCATCTTGGGACCAGCTCTGATGTCCTGCAGGAGcctgttaaaattaacattccTCGTTACCTTCTCCGGGGACAAGGGAAGGACGAGCACTTTGAGTTTGAGGTGAAG ATCACGGTGGTGGATGAAACATGGACTGTGTTCAGACGTTACAGTCGCTTCAGGGAGATGCACAAGAGCCTCAAATTAAAATATCCTGAG CTTGCAGCTCTCGAGTTCCCTCCAAAGAAACTGTTTGGAAACCGGGATGAGCGGATGGTCGCTGAGCGCCGGAATCACCTGGAG CGTTATCTGAGGAGCTTGTTCCGGGTGATGCTGTCGTCATCCAGCTCTCCTCTCAGAGCCGACACAGATGGAGGTCTCCACCTGTCCAAACACGCCATCTGTGAGTTCTCATCGTTCTTCAAGAAGGGCGTCTTCGAGAACAGCAGCCACGGCACCAGCTGA
- the kif16ba gene encoding kinesin-like protein KIF16B isoform X16, with the protein MASVRVAVRVRPMNRREKDLTAKCIIRMEGTKTSILNLKVPDGVVGDSTRERTKTFTYDFSYDSMDCKSSMFASQEKVFKDLGSDVLKAAFEGYNACVFAYGQTGSGKSYTMMGSPGDAGLIPRICEGLFSRISDATRWDEASFRTEVSYLEIYNERVRDLLRRKSTQTYNLRVREHPKDGPYVEDLSKHLVQNYSDVEELMEAGNINRTTASTGMNDVSSRSHAIFTINFTQAKFDAEMPSETVSKIHLVDLAGSERADATGATGVRLKEGGNINKSLVTLGNVISSLADMTQDGVNTNLKKKSVFVPYRDSVLTWLLKDSLGGNSKTIMIATISPADVNYGETLSTLRYANRAKNIINKPTINEDSNVRLIRELRAEIARLKALLVQGNQIALLDSPTALSMEEKLHQNEARVLELTKEWTNKWNETQNILKEETLALRKEGIGVVLDSELPHLIGIDDDLLSTGIILYHLKEGRTYVGREDASTEQDIILHGLDLESEHCMFENQNGTVTLVPLGGAQCSVNGVQVMEPSQLNQGAVILLGRTNMFRFNHPKEAAKLREKRKSGLLSTFSLSMTDLSKSCENLSTVMLYNPGIFTEKGPVFLRLEFERQQREELEKLEMKRRLIKEMEAKQQSEKAELERLQQEVESQRKESEEVQQRILHQEESLRRRSQDIESRLRDFLAEKERFEEERRSDIQGVDHQRQRLLHEHVAEEDEEQRQQQEATAQTEIYRELERLKREREEQQVRLEAERRRLEEQEREQLSLVERLEEQLREKHEAATTLLAREDGRRLEEERRALAEIREALLRAKEAGERTDVEDASGEATSAQARYMDFKATQVKELGQLEEGLQQQRERLEKEVAAEHNTLLHLARSLKERQQQLKETRERGAQDATAVGQEEQLVKQAEHRLQFKERQLARLADSLLPALAEEKQRAAKMLERSNGNCDSPPGLDNTLYQVEKELEEKEEKLNLHWHNAQQLQQLQETYEFTANVARQEEKVRRKEKEILESKEKQQREAMEQAVARLERRHSALRRSTSLEPDAEELRYKNSIQRNLRPGANLDQQRLEVEREIQKLRQRISEGEENNRTHFISNDEKMSSPVGHIQSRNTLLPLSDDRINAYIEEEVQRRLRKLNLLNGSNNMDQSVSCEPHGRLASRHLGTSSDVLQEPVKINIPRYLLRGQGKDEHFEFEITVVDETWTVFRRYSRFREMHKSLKLKYPELAALEFPPKKLFGNRDERMVAERRNHLERYLRSLFRVMLSSSSSPLRADTDGGLHLSKHAICEFSSFFKKGVFENSSHGTS; encoded by the exons ATGGCATCGGTTCGGGTGGCTGTTCGTGTCAGGCCCATGAACAGAAG GGAGAAGGACTTGACTGCAAAATGCATCATCAGGATGGAAGGAACAAAAACCTCAATCCTCAACTTGAAG GTCCCTGATGGAGTCGTTGGCGATTCGACGAGGGAACGAACCAAAACCTTCACGTATGACTTCTCGTATGACTCCATGGACTGTAAGAGCTCCATGTTTGCCTCTCAGGAAAAG gtttttaaaGATTTGGGCTCTGATGTCCTGAAAGCAGCATTTGAAGGCTACAATGCCTGTGTCTTCGCCTATGGTCAGACTGGCTCAGGGAAGTCCTACACCATGATGGGCTCTCCG GGCGACGCAGGTCTGATCCCGAGGATCTGTGAAGGTCTGTTCAGCCGGATCTCTGACGCCACACGATGGGATGAAGCTTCATTTCGAACAGAAGTCAG CTACCTGGAGATCTACAATGAGAGGGTGAGGGACCTGCTGAGGAGGAAGTCCACTCAGACCTACAACCTGAGAGTCAGAGAGCACCCGAAGGACGGCCCTTACGTGGAAG ATCTGTCCAAACACCTGGTGCAGAATTACAGCGACGTAGAGGAGCTGATGGAGGCCGGAAATATCAACCGCACCACTGCCAGCACTGGCATGAATGACGTCAGCAGCCGCTCACACGCCATCTTCACCATCAACTTCACACAG GCCAAATTCGATGCAGAGATGCCCAGTGAAACTGTCAGTAAGATCCATCTGGTTGATCTGGCCGGCAGTGAGCGAGCCGATGCCACTGGCGCCACCGGTGTGCGGCTGAAAGAAGGAGGAAACATCAACAAGTCACTGGTTACCCTGGGCAACGTCATCTCTTCTCTAG CGGACATGACCCAGGACGGCGTGAACACCAACCTGAAGAAGAAGTCAGTGTTTGTTCCCTACAGAGACTCAGTGCTAACGTGGCTACTGAAGGACAGTCTGGGAGGCAACTCCAAGACCATCATGATTGCCa CCATTTCCCCTGCTGATGTAAACTACGGTGAGACCCTCAGCACTCTGCGATACGCCAACCGAGCCAAAAACATCATCAATAAGCCCACCATCAACGAGGACTCCAACGTCAGGCTGATCAGAGAACTGCGCGCTGAAATCGCTCGACTGAAGGCTCTGCTGGTTCAGGGCAACCAG ATCGCTCTCCTGGATTCACCCACTGCTCTGAGTATGGAGGAGAAGCTGCATCAGAACGAAGCCAGA GTCCTAGAATTGACCAAAGAATGGACCAACAAGTGGAATGAGACACAAAACATCCTCAAG gAGGAGACTCTGGCTCTGAGGAAAGAGGGGATCGGTGTGGTGTTAGACTCTGAGCTGCCCCACCTCATTGGCATTGATGACGACCTCCTCAGCACCGGCATTATCCTTTATCACCTGAAG GAAGGACGGACATATGTGGGGAGAGAGGACGCATCTACAGAGCAAGACATCA TCCTGCACGGTTTGGACCTGGAGAGTGAACACTGTATGTTTGAGAACCAGAATGGGACGGTGACTCTGGTGCCGCTTGGTGGGGCTCAGTGTTCAGTGAATGGAGTCCAGGTGATGGAACCGTCACAGCTCAACCAAG GTGCCGTTATTCTGCTCGGCAGGACCAACATGTTTCGCTTTAACCATCCAAAGGAGGCGGCCAAGCTGAGGGAGAAACGAAAG AGTGGGCTGCTCTCTACCTTCAGCCTGTCTATGACGGATCTGTCCAAGTCTTGTGAAAACCTCTCCACTGTGATGCTCTACAACCCTGG TATCTTCACTGAGAAAGGCCCCGTTTTCCTCAG GTTGGAGTTTGAGAGACAGCAGCGAGAAGAGCTGGAAAAACTGGAGATGAAAAG GAGGCTGATCAAAGAGATGGAGGCAAAGCAGCAGAGTGagaaggcagagctggagcGCCTGCAGCAGGAGGTGGAGAGTCAGCGCAAGGAGTCTGAAGAGGTGCAGCAACGAATCCTCCATCAGGAGGAGAGCCTCCGCCGCCGCAGCCAGGATATCGAGAGCCGCCTGCGGGACTTTCTGGCAGAAAAGGAGCGATTTGAGGAGGAGAGACGCTCAGACATCCAGGGGGTGGACCACCAACGGCAGAGACTGCTGCACGAGCATGTagcagaggaggatgaggagcaACGACAGCAGCAGGAGGCCACAGCACAGACTGAGATCTATCGTGAGCTTGAGAGGCTGAAGAGGGAACGTGAAGAGCAGCAGGTTCGTCTGGAGGCCGAGCGGCGGCGGCTGGAGGAGCAGGAGCGTGAACAGCTGAGTCTGGTGGAGAGGCTGGAGGAGCAACTGAGAGAAAAACATGAGGCAGCCACAACCCTGCTGGCCCGGGAGGATGGTCGGCGCCTGGAGGAGGAGCGCCGAGCACTGGCTGAGATCAGAGAAGCGCTGCTTCGTGCCAAAGAGGCTGGAGAGCGGACAGATGTGGAGGATGCCAGTGGGGAGGCGACGTCTGCCCAGGCTCGATACATGGACTTCAAGGCGACTCAGGTGAAGGAGCTGGGTCAGCTCGAGGAGGGGCTCCAGCAGCAGAGGGAGCGCCTAGAGAAGGAGGTGGCTGCTGAGCACAACACACTGCTGCATCTTGCACGCAGTCTCAAGGAACGGCAACAGCAGCTGAAGGAGACGCGGGAGAGAGGAGCTCAAGATGCTACTGCCGTCGGTCAGGAGGAGCAACTGGTTAAACAGGCTGAGCACCGACTGCAGTTTAAGGAGCGGCAGCTGGCTCGCCTTGCCGACAGCCTCCTCCCTGCACTGGCCGAGGAGAAGCAGAGAGCTGCCAAGATGCTAGAGCGTAGCAACGGGAACTGCGACAGCCCACCAGGACTGGACAACACACTGTACCAGGTGGAGAAAGagctggaagaaaaagaagagaaactaAACCTTCACTGGCACAACGcacagcagctccagcagctcCAGGAGACCTACGAGTTCACAGCCAATGTGGCCCGGCAGGAGGAGAAGGTGAGGCGGAAGGAGAAGGAGATCCTGGAGTCGAAGGAAAAGCAGCAGAGGGAGGCAATGGAGCAAGCTGTGGCCCGGCTGGAGCGGAGGCACTCAGCCCTGAGACGCAGCACCTCCCTGGAGCCTGACGCCGAGGAGCTGAGATACAAGAATTCCATCCAGAGAAACCTGAGGCCGGGGGCAAACCTGGACCAGCAGAGGTTAGA AGTGGAGCGCGAGATCCAGAAGTTGAGGCAGAGAATCAGCGAAGGGGAAGAAAACAACAGGACTCATTTCATCAGTAACGATGAGAAGATGAGTTCCCCAGTTGGCCACATCCAGAGTCGGAACACGCTGCTGCCACTTTCAGATGACAG GATAAACGCCTACATTGAGGAGGAGGTCCAGCGCAGGTTGCGCAAGTTGAATCTTCTGAATGGCAGCAACAACATGGATCAGTCTGTGTCCTGTGAACCACATGGG CGATTGGCGTCTCGTCATCTTGGGACCAGCTCTGATGTCCTGCAGGAGcctgttaaaattaacattccTCGTTACCTTCTCCGGGGACAAGGGAAGGACGAGCACTTTGAGTTTGAG ATCACGGTGGTGGATGAAACATGGACTGTGTTCAGACGTTACAGTCGCTTCAGGGAGATGCACAAGAGCCTCAAATTAAAATATCCTGAG CTTGCAGCTCTCGAGTTCCCTCCAAAGAAACTGTTTGGAAACCGGGATGAGCGGATGGTCGCTGAGCGCCGGAATCACCTGGAG CGTTATCTGAGGAGCTTGTTCCGGGTGATGCTGTCGTCATCCAGCTCTCCTCTCAGAGCCGACACAGATGGAGGTCTCCACCTGTCCAAACACGCCATCTGTGAGTTCTCATCGTTCTTCAAGAAGGGCGTCTTCGAGAACAGCAGCCACGGCACCAGCTGA